In Acetomicrobium sp. S15 = DSM 107314, the sequence GACCACCTGCCCTTTGACGATATTCCTCCAGGTGTAAAGATAGCGAGCAATGTGGGCGCCTACGCCGAACCGATGGCAGAGCACGTCTTGGCTATGACGCTGGCGCTGTCAAAGCACCTCCTTGAAAATCACAAAAAGTTGGCGCAAGGTGAGTTCAACCAGTTCGAAGCGAACAAGATGCTTTCCGGCTCGACGGTCGGCATCATCGGCTTTGGAGGCATCGGGCGCGCATCTGCTAAGCTCTTTCGTTGTCTCGGGTGTCGTATCTACGCCATTAATACAAGCGGCAAAACCGAAGAAGAGGTCGATTTCATCGGGACCCTGAAGGACCTTGATCATGTCTTAAGGGAGTCCGATGTCGTCGTCCTTTCGATTGCATTGAACAAACAGACCTATAACCTCATCGGCAAGCGCGAGTTGGAGCGGATGAAACGCGAGTGCATCTTGGTGAACGTAGCGCGAGGCGCCCTGATCGACGAGGAAGCCCTCTACGAACACCTAAAGAACAACCCCGATTTTATGGCCGGCATCGACGCGTGGTGGGTTGAGCCGTTTGGCAAGGGACGTTTCCAGATGGATCACCCATTTTGCGATCTGCCCAATTTTCTCGGTTCGCCGCACAATTCTTCAATGGTGCCGGGGGTTATTCCCAAGGCCACTGCCCTGGCGGCGCAGAATATACTCAAGTTTTTACATGGAGAGGAAATACGCGGGGTAGTATCGCGTGAACAATACTTGTAATAAAGGAGGGAAACTCACAATGAACTGTGAAAGATTAAAAGGTCGGGTAGCACTCGTTACAGGAGGCGGTCGTGGGATCGGCAAAGCCATCGCGAAGCGCCTTTATCAGGAAAAGGCCGACGTCGTAATCTGCGGCACCACGGAGGACGTGTTAAAGCGAGCAGCCGAAGAGGTTGCAACTGACGGGCGTGAGGTATTACCGATCGTATGTGACGTTTCGGATGCAAAGCAGGTAAGGGCAATGGTGAAAAAGGCCCGCGAGCGCTTCGGCAAGGTGGACATACTCGTAAATAATGCAGCCATAATGCTCAGGCACATAGGTTTTGAGCGGGCTGTGCGGCCATT encodes:
- a CDS encoding 2-hydroxyacid dehydrogenase; amino-acid sequence: MRRFHIAVTFDIGEKEKELLLKAFSGEVTLTFLTEMNERDRKEALSTAEVLLAWNLPRELKKEEYQLLRRLRFIQLLSAGADHLPFDDIPPGVKIASNVGAYAEPMAEHVLAMTLALSKHLLENHKKLAQGEFNQFEANKMLSGSTVGIIGFGGIGRASAKLFRCLGCRIYAINTSGKTEEEVDFIGTLKDLDHVLRESDVVVLSIALNKQTYNLIGKRELERMKRECILVNVARGALIDEEALYEHLKNNPDFMAGIDAWWVEPFGKGRFQMDHPFCDLPNFLGSPHNSSMVPGVIPKATALAAQNILKFLHGEEIRGVVSREQYL